In Pseudoroseomonas cervicalis, the DNA window TGCGCCGCTTCCTGATGGATGGCGTCGCCCCCGGCCTGGCGCTGTCCGAGCGCACCCGCACCCGCTCCCGCCTGGCCGCGCGGGCCGAGGCGGAGAGCATCGCCGGGCTGATGGAAAGCGTGCCGATCGGGCTGCAGCTCGGCCTGCTGGCCGGCGAGACGGCGGGCAATTTCCTGGTGCTGCGCGGACGCGAGCGGGCGCATGTCTGCACCTCCCCCTTCGCCCCGGACCTGACCGCCAGCCCCGCCATCGGCGTCGGCACCATCACCGCGGCGGATGAGGCGGTGACGGTGCATCAGCGCGTGGCCGAGGCCGCCTGGCGCCAGGCGCTGAAGGGCGCCGCCGCCGCCGCCCGGGTGCGCGACCTGATCCGCGAGGTCGGGCCGCGCTGAGCGGCCCGGGCCGATGGCCAGCCCGCTGCTGGCCATCCTGTCGGGCCTTGCCCTGCTGCTGCTCTGGATCGGGCTGCTGCTTCTGATCCGGCGCCGGCTGCGCCGCCGGCGGGCTAGAGATCCAGCCGCGCCTCCATGATGTCGTCATCCTCGGTGGAGCGGCTAAGCCGGAAGCCGAGGGCGCGGACGAAGCCCAGCATCGGCTGGTTGTCGGCCAGCACCTGGCCCACCACCCGCTCCAGCCCCTGGGCGCGGCCCCAGTCGAACAGGCGCTGCATCAGGTGGCGCGCCAGCCCCTGGCCCTTCCAGCCGGGCAGCGTCACCACGGCGAACTCGCCCTGGGCGCCGCCGGGCTCGCGGATCAGCCGGGCGACGCCGACGGTGCGCGGCGGCCCCTCCGCCGGCTCCTCCACCGCGACGAAGGCCATCTCGCGGTCGTAGTCGATCTGCGTCATGCGGGCGATCTGCGCCGGCGGCAGCTCCTTCAGCTGGCTGAAGAAGCGCCAGCGCACATCCTCCGGCGCCAGCTGGCGGAAGGCCTCGGCATGGGCGGCGGCATCCTCGGGGCGGATCGGCCGCACCACCAGGCGCCGCCCGTCCCGCGCCTGCCAGGGCTGCGCCAGCTCCGCCGGATAGGGCGGGATGGCCAGCGGCGAGGCTGTTCCCGGCGGCCGCAGCCCGCCCGAGGCGTCGAGCGCCACCACACCCCGCTCATCGGCCAGCAGCGGGTTGATGATCAGCCCCTCGATCTCGGGGAAGTCGACGGCGATCTGCGACAGCCGCACCAGGGAATCGGCGACCAGGGTGAGGTCGACCGGCGCGTGGTCGCGGAAGCCCTCCAGCAGCCGGATGCTGCGGGTGCGGCGCAACATGGCGAAGGCCAGGGTGCGGTTCAGCGGCGGCAGGTCGAAGGCGACATCCGGCTCGAAATCCGAGGCGGTGCCGCCACGGCCATAGCCGATCCAGGGGCCGAACATCGGGTCGGTGCCCAGGCGCAGCCGCAGCTCATGGCTGCGCAGCGCCCCGGCGCTGGCCTGGCGCTGCACCAGGAAGCCCATGATGCGCGCCTCCGGCCGCAGCTTCCGCACCTGGGCCAGCATCGCCTGCGCCGCCATGCGCAGCGAGGCGACATCCTTCAGCCCCAGCGCCACCCCGCCCACCTCGGTCTTGCGCGGCAGGTCCGGGCTCAGGATCTTCAGCACCACCGGGAAGCCGAGCCGCATGGCGGCGGCGATGGCGCCATCCGCATCGGCCACCGCATGGCCGGGGATCACACGCTGGCCATAGGCCTCCAGCACCTCCAGCGCCTCGGCCTCGGTGAAGCCGGTGCGGCCCTCCGCGCGCATGGCGTCGATCAGGCTGCGCACCCGGGCGCGGTCGGGGGCCAGCGCCAGCACCTCGCGCGGCGGCAGCTCGGCGGCGGCGGCGCGGTTGCGGCGGTCCATCGCCAGATGCAGCGCGCCGCGCACCGCGGCCTCGGGCGTGGCGAACACCGCAAGGCCGGCGGCCGCCAGCTCGCGCCGCGCCGGGGCGTCGGCGCGGCCGAGCCAGCCCAGCAGCAGCGGCGCGCCGCGCGTCGCCTTGGCCGCGGCGGCCAGGGCGGTGGCGGCGACGGCGCCATCGCTGCCGGCGGTCGGCGCATGCAGCGCCACCACCGAATCCACCTGCGGCAGGGCGGCCAGCAGGCTGGCGGCCTCGGCCAGGCGGTGGCCCTGCTCGGGCGGCAGCAGCAGCGGATTGGCCGGGCCCTCCGGCCCCTGGCCCGGCGAGGGCGGCAGGGCCAGGCGCAGCGTCTCCGCCGCCGCGCCATCCCATTGCGCCAGCCGCGCCCCGCCCTGCAGCACCGCATCCACCGCCAGCAGCGCCGGGCCCTGGCCATTGGCGACGATGGCGACGCGGTCGCCGGCCAGCGCGTCGCTGCCGGCACGCGAGGCCGGGCGCAGCCGCGCCAGCGTCTCGGCCGCCGCCAGCAGATCCTCGAGCCCGTTGACCCGCAGCACGCCGGCGCGGCGCAGCGCGGCCTCCATCACCGCATCGGCGATGCCGGAGGCGTCGATCTGTCGCCCCCCCGGGCGCAGCGCCACCACGGGGCGGGTGCGCGCCGTGGCGCGGGCGGCGGAGATGAACATGCGCCGGTTCTTGATGCGCCGCAGGTCCAGCAGCACGGCCCCCGCCGCCGGATCGCGCGCCAGCCAGTCCAGCGACAAGGCGAAGCCGAGGCCGTGATTGGTGCCGATGCCGACGATATGGCTGAAGCCCAGCTCCTCCCCGGCCGCCCAGTCGATGATGGCGCGCGCCATGGCGCCGGACTGGCAGAGCAGCGCCAGCCGCCCGGGCCTGGGCGTCAGATGCGACAG includes these proteins:
- a CDS encoding bifunctional acetate--CoA ligase family protein/GNAT family N-acetyltransferase translates to MKLPLALPRRAPGFHETALFRPRSVVLLADPALPESAVLARNLAAGGFRGGLFVIGMAAPGLVEAADIAALPEAPDLAVLCLAPPEQEAAMTALAARGCFAAILPVAATDLAGMCERTGIRALGAHSFGLCLPALGLNASLSHLTPRPGRLALLCQSGAMARAIIDWAAGEELGFSHIVGIGTNHGLGFALSLDWLARDPAAGAVLLDLRRIKNRRMFISAARATARTRPVVALRPGGRQIDASGIADAVMEAALRRAGVLRVNGLEDLLAAAETLARLRPASRAGSDALAGDRVAIVANGQGPALLAVDAVLQGGARLAQWDGAAAETLRLALPPSPGQGPEGPANPLLLPPEQGHRLAEAASLLAALPQVDSVVALHAPTAGSDGAVAATALAAAAKATRGAPLLLGWLGRADAPARRELAAAGLAVFATPEAAVRGALHLAMDRRNRAAAAELPPREVLALAPDRARVRSLIDAMRAEGRTGFTEAEALEVLEAYGQRVIPGHAVADADGAIAAAMRLGFPVVLKILSPDLPRKTEVGGVALGLKDVASLRMAAQAMLAQVRKLRPEARIMGFLVQRQASAGALRSHELRLRLGTDPMFGPWIGYGRGGTASDFEPDVAFDLPPLNRTLAFAMLRRTRSIRLLEGFRDHAPVDLTLVADSLVRLSQIAVDFPEIEGLIINPLLADERGVVALDASGGLRPPGTASPLAIPPYPAELAQPWQARDGRRLVVRPIRPEDAAAHAEAFRQLAPEDVRWRFFSQLKELPPAQIARMTQIDYDREMAFVAVEEPAEGPPRTVGVARLIREPGGAQGEFAVVTLPGWKGQGLARHLMQRLFDWGRAQGLERVVGQVLADNQPMLGFVRALGFRLSRSTEDDDIMEARLDL